One Clostridium estertheticum DNA segment encodes these proteins:
- the lpdA gene encoding dihydrolipoyl dehydrogenase produces the protein MDKDIVIIGGGPGGYVAAIRAAQLGAKVCIIEKAEFGGTCLNRGCIPTKVLYRNAEILNTLKNITEFGIKVDSYSISVEEIQNRKDKIVSQLVSGVEQLLKANNIDIILGTASLKDNNTVSILLKDGELREITSKNIIIATGSVPSIPNIPGITLPGVFTSENILEFKEVPNNLAIIGGGVIGMEFAGIFNALGSKVTIIEFLPSILAQVDTDLTKRLSVSLKKKGMDINTNTRVISIEKHNEDLIVTAEGKSGKIVFTADKVLVSVGRTPMTEGLDIEKLGIILNRNAIVVDENHETNIPHIYAIGDVNGKSMLAHVASHQGKKVAEKIMGYITPHSSEIIPSCIFVFPEIACVGITENEAKEKGMEYKTSKFLFGANGKALALGEGEGLIKVIASLDNTILGVHIMGPHASDLIHEGAMAINNNMKVDDITSMIHAHPTLSEAFEEAVLGLKGEAIHSVPTKRR, from the coding sequence ATGGATAAAGATATAGTAATAATTGGTGGAGGGCCTGGGGGATATGTTGCGGCTATTAGAGCAGCGCAACTTGGTGCTAAGGTTTGCATTATAGAAAAGGCTGAGTTTGGTGGCACCTGCTTAAATAGAGGATGTATTCCTACAAAGGTGCTATATAGAAATGCTGAGATTCTAAATACTTTAAAAAATATTACAGAATTCGGAATAAAGGTTGATAGTTATAGTATTAGCGTAGAAGAAATTCAAAACAGAAAAGACAAAATAGTGAGCCAACTGGTAAGTGGGGTAGAACAATTATTAAAGGCCAATAATATAGATATAATTTTAGGAACAGCTTCACTAAAAGATAATAATACAGTTTCTATTTTACTTAAGGATGGAGAATTAAGAGAAATAACATCGAAAAATATAATTATAGCAACGGGGTCTGTGCCATCAATACCTAATATACCGGGTATAACTCTACCAGGAGTATTTACAAGTGAAAATATACTTGAATTTAAAGAAGTTCCTAATAATTTAGCCATCATAGGTGGTGGGGTTATAGGTATGGAATTTGCAGGGATATTTAATGCTTTAGGATCAAAGGTAACTATAATAGAGTTTTTGCCAAGTATTCTTGCCCAAGTGGATACTGATTTAACAAAGAGACTTAGTGTTTCACTTAAGAAAAAAGGTATGGATATTAATACTAATACAAGGGTAATTAGTATTGAAAAACATAATGAAGACCTAATTGTAACTGCAGAAGGAAAAAGTGGAAAAATTGTGTTTACGGCAGACAAGGTACTTGTGTCCGTTGGGCGAACACCTATGACTGAGGGACTCGATATTGAAAAATTAGGTATAATACTTAATAGAAATGCTATTGTGGTAGATGAAAATCATGAAACTAACATCCCACATATATATGCTATTGGCGATGTGAATGGAAAAAGCATGCTTGCTCATGTGGCATCACACCAAGGTAAAAAAGTAGCAGAAAAAATTATGGGCTATATTACTCCACATTCTAGTGAAATAATTCCAAGTTGCATTTTTGTATTTCCAGAGATTGCTTGCGTTGGTATAACAGAAAATGAAGCCAAAGAAAAAGGAATGGAGTATAAAACAAGTAAGTTTTTATTTGGCGCTAATGGCAAAGCGCTTGCACTAGGTGAAGGCGAAGGGCTGATAAAGGTTATAGCCTCACTTGATAATACAATTCTTGGAGTTCATATAATGGGCCCACATGCTTCAGATTTAATTCATGAAGGTGCTATGGCTATAAATAATAATATGAAGGTAGATGACATTACTAGTATGATACATGCGCATCCAACTTTGTCTGAAGCTTTCGAAGAAGCGGTATTAGGGTTAAAAGGTGAGGCTATTCATTCAGTACCCACTAAAAGAAGATAA
- a CDS encoding amino acid permease translates to METSDKLSSINNSPKTLKKEIGLLEAITLVIGMVIGSGIFFKPSIVFRNAGSPTMGILAWVAGGIITMASGLTIAEIATAIPKTGGIFIYLKELYGEKWAFLFGWVQTVIYVPGASAALAIVLATQATNFVPMSGLQQKLFAILMLFVITTANVVSTKLASKIQFVATVAKLIPIFIIIALGLIKGTAHSFSLPVGTAAAGAGFGAAMLGTLWAYDGWVGVCNIAGELKNPKKDIPKSIILGVTVIMTVYVLFNLAIINIVPITDVIKSNKVASDAATILFGKSGSLFITVGILISIFGALNGYLMTGVRIPFAMAQDKLLPFDKFFGKVNEKYQTPLNAFMFEIGLACLYVFSGSFDTLTNLVVFVLWIFFTMAVAGIFILRTKHKDLERPYKVPFYPIVPLIGVIGGIYILVSTLMTDTSNALIGLAITLIGLPVYWYIKKKK, encoded by the coding sequence CTGGAAACATCAGACAAACTAAGTTCTATCAATAATTCACCAAAAACACTAAAGAAAGAAATCGGCTTACTAGAAGCCATTACCCTAGTTATAGGTATGGTTATAGGTTCAGGAATTTTCTTTAAACCTTCTATTGTCTTTAGAAATGCAGGGTCTCCAACTATGGGAATACTTGCATGGGTAGCGGGTGGTATTATAACTATGGCTTCTGGTCTTACTATAGCTGAAATAGCAACAGCTATTCCCAAAACTGGAGGTATCTTTATATATCTTAAAGAACTTTATGGAGAAAAATGGGCATTTTTATTTGGTTGGGTACAAACCGTTATTTATGTACCTGGCGCTTCTGCTGCTTTAGCAATAGTCCTGGCAACTCAAGCTACTAATTTTGTACCTATGAGTGGATTGCAGCAAAAACTATTTGCAATATTAATGCTATTTGTTATCACCACTGCAAACGTTGTATCAACAAAACTTGCTAGTAAAATTCAGTTCGTTGCAACTGTTGCAAAACTAATCCCAATTTTTATTATTATTGCTTTAGGCCTTATAAAAGGAACAGCTCACAGTTTTTCTCTACCAGTAGGGACTGCTGCAGCTGGGGCTGGGTTTGGAGCAGCTATGCTTGGAACACTTTGGGCTTATGATGGCTGGGTAGGTGTATGTAATATAGCAGGTGAACTTAAAAACCCTAAAAAGGACATACCAAAGTCCATAATTTTAGGGGTAACCGTTATTATGACAGTATATGTTTTATTTAATTTAGCAATTATAAACATAGTTCCTATCACAGATGTTATAAAGTCTAATAAAGTAGCTTCTGATGCTGCAACAATTTTATTTGGAAAATCTGGTTCATTATTTATCACTGTTGGTATATTAATTTCAATCTTTGGAGCATTAAATGGTTACCTAATGACAGGAGTTAGAATACCTTTTGCCATGGCACAGGATAAACTTTTACCTTTTGATAAATTCTTTGGAAAAGTTAATGAAAAATATCAAACTCCATTGAATGCTTTTATGTTTGAGATAGGGCTTGCTTGCTTATATGTATTTAGCGGTTCTTTTGATACCTTAACTAATCTTGTTGTCTTTGTTTTATGGATTTTCTTCACAATGGCAGTAGCTGGTATCTTTATATTAAGAACAAAACATAAAGATTTAGAAAGACCTTATAAAGTACCATTTTACCCAATAGTTCCACTTATCGGAGTTATCGGAGGTATATATATTCTAGTAAGTACGCTTATGACTGATACTTCAAACGCACTTATAGGACTTGCAATAACTTTAATTG
- a CDS encoding lipoate--protein ligase, producing the protein MIYINNTNTNPYFNMAVEEYILKEFKEDCFMLWRNQPCIVVGKNQNTLSEINMDYIKANNIPVVRRLSGGGTVFHDLGNLNFTFIKNDSEGNFNNFRKFTMPILNVLTSLNINAEFSGRNDLTIEGKKFSGNAQYNYKNRVLHHGTLLFSSNITDLSKALQANPLKFQDKSIKSVLSRVTNISSHLKEPLSILEFEALIKSYIITENSSDSLYEFTEYDLENINKLASEKYSTWEWNFGHSPKYNFINEKKFSFGTIECNMQVQHGIIKDISIYGDFFSKLDVSDIEAKLIGVNHVESEVKSALSGFNISDYFSNAIVEDILSCMF; encoded by the coding sequence ATGATTTATATAAATAACACAAATACTAATCCCTATTTTAATATGGCTGTGGAAGAGTATATACTAAAGGAATTTAAAGAGGATTGCTTTATGCTCTGGCGAAACCAGCCTTGTATTGTTGTGGGAAAAAACCAAAATACTCTATCAGAAATTAACATGGACTACATAAAGGCAAATAATATTCCTGTAGTAAGAAGATTATCTGGTGGAGGCACTGTTTTTCACGACTTAGGTAATTTAAATTTTACCTTTATCAAAAATGATAGTGAAGGTAATTTTAATAATTTCAGGAAATTTACCATGCCCATTTTAAATGTCTTAACTTCTCTTAACATAAATGCAGAGTTTAGCGGAAGAAATGATCTTACTATTGAAGGCAAGAAATTTTCTGGAAATGCTCAATATAATTACAAAAACAGAGTTCTTCACCACGGAACCTTGCTTTTTTCATCAAATATTACTGATTTATCAAAGGCATTACAAGCTAACCCACTAAAATTCCAAGACAAGAGTATTAAATCCGTATTAAGCAGGGTAACAAACATAAGCTCCCACTTAAAAGAGCCTCTATCTATTTTGGAATTTGAAGCTTTGATTAAGAGCTATATTATTACAGAAAACAGTTCAGACTCCTTATATGAATTTACTGAATATGATTTAGAAAATATAAATAAGCTTGCCTCAGAAAAATATTCTACTTGGGAATGGAATTTTGGTCATTCTCCAAAATATAATTTCATAAATGAAAAAAAGTTTTCATTTGGTACAATTGAATGCAACATGCAAGTACAGCATGGAATAATAAAAGATATTAGCATATATGGTGATTTCTTTAGCAAACTTGATGTCTCAGACATAGAAGCTAAACTTATAGGTGTAAATCATGTAGAATCTGAAGTTAAATCAGCACTTTCAGGCTTTAATATCTCTGATTATTTTTCAAATGCCATAGTAGAAGATATTTTGAGTTGTATGTTTTAA
- a CDS encoding RNA-guided endonuclease InsQ/TnpB family protein: MPKKPTKKVLFGVQKQQLKHLTVNEYKALKELCFLTKNMYNVALYNVRQYYFNEKKFLSYENNYHSCKTNENYSMLNCNSAQQIMKVVDRNFKSFFALIKMAQKGEYQYKDIKLPKYLPKDGFFNLIFSEFNTSKEIFSVPMSPIFKRLYGKVEIKIPTNLKGKAIKEVRILTKNKARFFEIQWIYEIPEFKGNLDKNNALAIDLGIDNLCTCTTNNGKAFILDGKKLKSINQWANKKNSRLQSIKDKQRIEKTTKAQRKLWDKRHNKVNDYLNKTVKIIIDYCLNNNIGTIVVGYNSTLQKKCNLGKINNQNFVNIPIGNIREKLSYQCQRYNINLIEQEESYTSKADFLVNDNIPVYNSFDKEVHTFNGKRTTRGQYKSSIGIILNADVNGSLNIMRKANIKNINLANCEYLNPVRIKIA, translated from the coding sequence ATACCTAAGAAACCTACTAAAAAAGTATTATTTGGTGTTCAAAAACAACAACTTAAACATTTAACAGTTAATGAATATAAAGCTTTAAAAGAATTGTGTTTTTTAACTAAAAATATGTATAATGTAGCTTTATATAATGTTAGGCAATACTATTTTAATGAAAAAAAGTTTCTTAGTTATGAAAATAACTATCATAGTTGTAAGACCAATGAGAATTATTCCATGCTTAATTGTAATTCGGCTCAACAAATTATGAAAGTTGTTGATAGAAACTTTAAGTCTTTTTTTGCCTTAATTAAAATGGCTCAAAAAGGTGAATATCAATACAAAGATATTAAATTACCCAAATATTTACCTAAAGATGGATTTTTTAATCTTATTTTTAGTGAATTTAATACTTCTAAAGAGATATTTTCAGTACCAATGAGTCCTATTTTCAAAAGACTTTATGGCAAAGTTGAAATTAAGATACCAACAAATCTAAAGGGTAAAGCAATTAAAGAAGTTAGAATACTTACTAAAAATAAAGCAAGGTTCTTTGAAATTCAATGGATATATGAAATTCCAGAGTTCAAAGGAAATTTAGATAAAAACAATGCACTTGCTATTGATTTAGGCATAGATAACTTATGTACTTGCACGACTAATAATGGTAAAGCCTTTATACTTGATGGTAAAAAGCTTAAATCAATCAATCAATGGGCTAATAAAAAGAATAGTAGACTTCAATCAATTAAAGATAAGCAAAGGATTGAAAAGACTACTAAAGCTCAAAGAAAGCTATGGGATAAAAGACACAATAAAGTTAATGATTATCTTAATAAAACTGTAAAGATTATTATTGATTATTGCTTAAACAATAATATAGGTACTATTGTAGTAGGTTATAATTCAACGCTTCAGAAAAAGTGCAATTTAGGAAAAATTAACAACCAAAATTTTGTTAATATTCCAATAGGTAATATAAGAGAAAAATTAAGTTATCAATGTCAAAGATATAATATTAATTTAATAGAGCAAGAAGAAAGTTATACATCAAAAGCTGACTTTTTGGTAAATGACAATATTCCTGTTTACAATAGTTTTGATAAAGAAGTACATACCTTTAATGGAAAAAGAACAACTAGAGGACAGTATAAATCAAGCATAGGAATAATATTAAATGCTGATGTTAATGGTTCACTTAATATAATGAGAAAAGCTAATATAAAAAATATTAACTTAGCTAATTGTGAATACCTAAACCCAGTAAGAATAAAAATAGCTTAA
- the gcvH gene encoding glycine cleavage system protein GcvH: protein MKTLKELFYSNDHEWVKVEGNKAYVGISDFAQHSLGDIVFVELPEIDAEFTSGEAFGVIESVKAASDMIIPLSGKVIDINDAIVDNPVLVNDDCYENWMLLIEINNMEEINELMNEEQYSEYCSKEK from the coding sequence ATGAAAACATTAAAAGAATTATTTTATAGTAATGATCATGAATGGGTAAAAGTTGAAGGAAATAAGGCTTATGTGGGAATTTCTGATTTTGCACAACATTCACTTGGAGATATTGTATTTGTTGAGCTACCTGAGATAGATGCAGAATTTACAAGTGGGGAAGCTTTTGGGGTAATTGAATCTGTTAAGGCAGCTTCCGACATGATTATTCCACTTAGTGGAAAGGTAATAGATATAAATGATGCTATAGTAGATAATCCAGTATTAGTAAATGACGACTGTTATGAAAATTGGATGCTCCTTATAGAAATTAATAATATGGAAGAAATAAATGAACTTATGAACGAAGAGCAATATAGTGAATATTGCAGTAAGGAGAAATAA
- the gcvT gene encoding glycine cleavage system aminomethyltransferase GcvT, which translates to MDNLKKTPLYNTYSQYGGKIIEFGGWAMPVQYEGIITEHEAVRCNAGLFDVSHMGEVDISGTEAFEFVQNLVTNDVALLKDNQILYTFMCYTNGGIVDDLLVYKFSDDHFYLVINAGNIEKDFQWMLDNKQLYNVEITNISGYVAELAIQGPKAQKILQKITDTDLDEIKFFYCKRDVIVDGIKCLISRTGYTGEDGFEIYTSKEEIEKLWHKLLSIGEEDGLKPAGLGCRDTLRFEACLPLYGNEISQDITPLEAGLGFFVKLQKHSFIGKEALVKQKEEGLKRKLVGFEMKERGIPRHGYEVRVQGEKIGVVTTGYLSPTLKKNIGLALIDAEYCELGTEIEIVIRDKSLKAEVISKKFYKKNYNK; encoded by the coding sequence TTGGATAATTTAAAGAAAACGCCGTTATATAACACTTATAGTCAGTACGGTGGAAAAATAATTGAATTTGGGGGATGGGCAATGCCCGTACAATATGAGGGTATAATTACTGAGCATGAAGCTGTAAGGTGTAATGCTGGACTTTTTGATGTGTCACACATGGGTGAAGTAGATATTAGTGGAACAGAGGCCTTTGAATTTGTGCAGAATTTAGTTACAAATGATGTTGCGCTACTTAAAGACAATCAAATATTATATACATTTATGTGCTATACAAATGGAGGGATAGTTGATGATCTTTTAGTATATAAATTCTCAGATGACCATTTTTACCTTGTTATAAATGCAGGAAATATAGAGAAAGACTTTCAATGGATGCTAGATAATAAACAATTGTATAATGTGGAGATTACTAATATTTCTGGCTACGTGGCAGAACTTGCCATTCAAGGACCAAAGGCTCAAAAGATACTTCAAAAAATAACCGATACAGATTTAGATGAAATTAAGTTTTTTTATTGTAAAAGAGATGTGATTGTAGACGGCATAAAATGTCTTATTTCAAGAACCGGATATACCGGTGAGGATGGATTTGAAATATACACGTCTAAGGAAGAAATAGAAAAGTTATGGCATAAACTACTTAGCATAGGCGAGGAAGATGGACTTAAACCTGCAGGCCTGGGCTGCAGAGATACATTAAGATTTGAAGCTTGTTTGCCGCTGTATGGAAATGAAATATCTCAGGATATTACTCCACTTGAAGCAGGACTTGGTTTTTTTGTGAAGCTTCAAAAGCATAGTTTTATAGGTAAAGAAGCACTAGTTAAGCAAAAGGAAGAAGGCCTCAAAAGGAAATTAGTAGGCTTTGAGATGAAGGAAAGAGGAATTCCAAGACATGGATATGAGGTTCGAGTGCAAGGAGAAAAAATCGGGGTGGTAACAACTGGATATTTGTCACCTACATTAAAGAAAAATATAGGGCTTGCACTAATTGATGCTGAATATTGTGAGTTAGGCACAGAAATAGAAATCGTAATTAGGGATAAATCATTAAAAGCTGAAGTAATAAGTAAAAAATTCTATAAAAAGAATTATAATAAATAA
- the gcvPB gene encoding aminomethyl-transferring glycine dehydrogenase subunit GcvPB produces MKEYNKLIFEISKEGRQGYKLPPCDVESTDIREMIPEHLLSKKDVTLPEVSEVDVIRHFTLLSNKNYGVDTGFYPLGSCTMKYNPKINEDMASIPSFTGIHPYQNEKTIQGSLQLMYELSEKLSEVCGMDEVSLQPAAGAHGELTGLMIIKAFHENAGDLKRKKIIVPDSAHGTNPASANVAGFDIVEIKSDEKGNVDLDSLKSVLNEEIAGLMLTNPNTLGLFDENIKEISKLVHEAGGLVYYDGANLNAIMGMARPGDMGFDVVHMNLHKTFSTPHGGGGPGSGPVGVKSGLIPYLPMPIVEKNGENFTLNYDKPLSIGKIKSFYGNFGVLVRAYTYILSMGAEGLKKASEMAVLNANYMKSKLKDYYYLPIDKVCKHEFVLGGLEQGLSEVTTLDIAKRLLDYGYHPPTIYFPLIVDNAIMIEPTETESLETMDAFIEAMISISKEAKENPELLKRAPYNTSVRRLDEVKAARYPVLKYTKTI; encoded by the coding sequence ATGAAAGAGTATAATAAATTAATATTTGAGATCTCAAAAGAGGGAAGACAAGGCTATAAATTACCTCCTTGTGATGTAGAGAGTACGGATATTAGAGAAATGATACCTGAACATTTACTAAGTAAAAAAGATGTAACCCTTCCGGAAGTAAGTGAAGTAGATGTTATAAGGCATTTTACTCTATTGTCTAATAAAAATTATGGCGTAGATACTGGGTTTTATCCATTAGGTTCTTGTACTATGAAGTATAACCCGAAAATTAATGAAGATATGGCGTCAATTCCTTCATTTACAGGAATTCACCCTTATCAAAATGAAAAAACCATTCAAGGATCCTTACAATTAATGTATGAACTTAGTGAGAAATTATCTGAAGTTTGTGGCATGGATGAGGTTTCACTTCAACCTGCAGCGGGTGCTCATGGTGAGCTTACAGGCCTTATGATTATAAAGGCTTTCCATGAAAATGCAGGAGATTTAAAAAGGAAAAAGATTATAGTACCAGATTCAGCTCATGGTACTAATCCAGCTAGTGCAAATGTTGCAGGCTTTGATATTGTTGAAATTAAATCTGATGAAAAAGGTAACGTAGATTTAGATAGTTTGAAATCAGTATTAAACGAAGAAATAGCAGGACTAATGCTCACGAATCCGAACACCTTGGGACTCTTTGATGAGAATATTAAAGAAATATCAAAACTAGTGCATGAAGCGGGCGGGCTTGTATATTATGATGGAGCAAATTTAAATGCCATTATGGGTATGGCAAGACCAGGAGATATGGGCTTTGATGTGGTTCATATGAACCTTCATAAAACATTTTCTACACCTCATGGCGGTGGTGGACCGGGAAGTGGACCAGTAGGAGTTAAAAGTGGACTTATACCATATTTACCTATGCCAATAGTAGAAAAAAACGGAGAAAACTTTACTCTTAATTACGATAAACCACTATCTATTGGAAAGATAAAGAGTTTTTACGGAAATTTTGGAGTTCTTGTTCGCGCATATACTTATATACTCTCAATGGGCGCTGAGGGACTAAAAAAGGCAAGTGAAATGGCCGTGCTTAATGCAAATTATATGAAAAGCAAACTGAAAGACTATTATTATTTACCAATTGATAAAGTCTGCAAGCATGAATTTGTTTTAGGTGGGTTAGAACAGGGACTAAGCGAAGTAACTACATTAGATATTGCTAAGAGACTTTTAGACTATGGATACCATCCACCTACAATATATTTCCCTCTAATTGTAGATAATGCAATTATGATAGAGCCTACGGAAACAGAAAGCCTCGAAACTATGGATGCTTTTATTGAAGCTATGATAAGTATTTCAAAGGAAGCAAAAGAAAATCCTGAGTTACTAAAGAGGGCTCCATATAATACTAGTGTTAGAAGGCTTGATGAAGTCAAGGCTGCTAGATATCCAGTTTTAAAATATACTAAAACAATCTAA
- the gcvPA gene encoding aminomethyl-transferring glycine dehydrogenase subunit GcvPA — MFPYISNTLKDEKVMLKSIGIESVQELFSDIPKDVKLNRELNINPSMSELEVQRHLKAIWSKNKSTEELVCFLGAGVYDHYIPSIIKHLISRSEFYTAYTPYQPEISQGTLQAIFEYQTLICDLTGLDVANASMYDGATACAEGAIMAVESTKRKTIIVSKTVHPEIRKVLYTYTKFKDIELIEVEERDGVTDTIKLKELVDSNVAGVIVQNPNFFGIIEDMTEVEKITHDNKALLIMSVDPISLAILKTPGEIKADIVVGEGQSLGNQMNFGGPYLGFMATTTKLMRKIPGRIVGQTVDVDGKRAFVLTLQAREQHIRREKATSNICSNQALNALTAAIYLITMGKQGLKEVAYQSMQKAHYAFDEIIKLEKYKPVFDKPFFKEFVIQGQESASVINDKLLESNILGGYDIEKNYPDYKNALLLCVTEKRTKSEIDGLITAMEGIK, encoded by the coding sequence ATGTTTCCATATATATCTAATACGTTGAAAGACGAAAAGGTAATGTTAAAATCCATCGGTATAGAGTCAGTGCAGGAACTGTTCTCAGATATACCTAAGGATGTTAAATTAAATAGAGAATTAAATATAAATCCATCTATGTCAGAGCTGGAAGTACAGAGGCACTTAAAAGCCATTTGGAGTAAAAATAAAAGCACCGAGGAGTTAGTTTGCTTTTTAGGAGCGGGAGTTTATGATCATTATATACCTTCTATAATAAAGCATTTAATTTCGAGATCTGAATTTTATACAGCATATACGCCTTATCAACCAGAGATAAGCCAAGGTACCCTTCAGGCTATTTTTGAATATCAAACCTTAATATGTGATTTAACAGGACTAGATGTTGCAAATGCATCTATGTATGATGGAGCTACTGCTTGCGCTGAAGGGGCTATTATGGCTGTTGAAAGCACAAAAAGAAAAACCATAATTGTATCAAAAACTGTGCACCCAGAAATAAGAAAAGTTCTTTATACCTATACAAAATTTAAAGATATTGAGCTAATAGAGGTAGAGGAAAGGGATGGAGTTACTGATACTATAAAATTAAAAGAGCTTGTAGACAGCAACGTGGCAGGAGTTATAGTTCAAAACCCTAATTTCTTTGGAATAATTGAAGATATGACTGAGGTTGAAAAGATTACTCATGATAACAAAGCGCTATTAATAATGAGTGTAGATCCTATATCTCTTGCTATATTAAAAACTCCAGGAGAAATAAAAGCAGATATTGTGGTAGGAGAAGGTCAATCTCTTGGAAACCAAATGAATTTTGGTGGACCTTATTTGGGATTCATGGCAACTACTACAAAACTTATGAGAAAAATACCTGGAAGAATTGTAGGCCAGACCGTTGATGTAGATGGAAAAAGAGCCTTTGTTTTAACACTTCAAGCTAGAGAACAACATATAAGGCGTGAAAAAGCAACTTCAAATATATGTTCAAATCAAGCACTAAATGCATTAACTGCTGCAATTTATCTTATAACTATGGGAAAACAGGGATTAAAAGAAGTAGCATATCAAAGTATGCAAAAGGCACATTATGCTTTTGATGAAATTATTAAACTAGAAAAATACAAGCCAGTATTTGATAAACCTTTCTTTAAGGAATTTGTGATTCAGGGACAGGAAAGTGCTAGTGTTATTAATGATAAATTATTAGAGAGTAATATACTTGGCGGATATGATATAGAGAAAAATTACCCAGATTATAAAAATGCTCTACTACTGTGTGTAACAGAAAAAAGAACAAAATCGGAAATTGATGGGCTAATAACTGCAATGGAGGGGATAAAATGA